From Paenarthrobacter sp. A20:
ATTGGTGGCGGTGAGCAGTATTTGGTCGTGGGGAAATCAGGGTGCCAGCGCCTGAGCAGCACACTCGAAGGCTGGCTGTCGTGGGTCGATGAATGCGTAGTGGCCGGTTTTGGTGAGTGTCGTGAGGGAGACGTCTTCACCTGCCGCCAAGGCGGCGGCAGCGTGGCAGCGACTTTGAGCTGCGGGGACGGCCCGGTCATGGGTGCCGTGAAGCAGCACATGTCTGGCGTTTGTTGGCCATTGGTGTTGCAGGCGTGACGCCTCGTAGATCTCAGGGCGGTGGTCAGGTGCGGCGCCGAGCCAGGTCGAAATTGCGCCGTCATCGGCGCCCGAGCGTGTGGATGCCTCAAGGTCGGTCACTGCCGCCATGGCGACCACGAGGTCGACCGGTTCCAAGGCCGATACCCACTCTGCGAGGTACCCGCCGGCGGAGTGCCCGAT
This genomic window contains:
- a CDS encoding S9 family peptidase → MSALDPSEDLLSEWFADLADWDRNHSDGPEVSVRTVPYGDLPDQVADVWQLVHEASDRIVVSIHGGFFSEEYRREIHTPLSRALARRGFTVWNIEYRRAPPGHGGFRETTDDVRRAVAFVASAESSRVAVIGHSAGGYLAEWVSALEPVDLVVAMAAVTDLEASTRSGADDGAISTWLGAAPDHRPEIYEASRLQHQWPTNARHVLLHGTHDRAVPAAQSRCHAAAALAAGEDVSLTTLTKTGHYAFIDPRQPAFECAAQALAP